The sequence TTTTTCGCAACACATGTACTGCACAACtctttgttaatggttataaaaaatagttttctatttttgagaattgaaaataagaaaatcttGTTTGACAAtaagaaaatagtaaataatttttttatttttaaaaaacagaaaagtttttgttcttaaaaaaaaaatgtttagattaatatgaagaataattaaaaacaaaatgttacatacaaaacttattttatttgaaaaatatttaaaagtaaaaaataggttaaaaatatttcaaattctcaaacaaacttttatcatttaaatctcaaagaattgtttttgaaaattgttttcaaaaactatttgttttttagaatggttttcaaaatcatttttaaactaatttaaaatatattttatagtgattttaggaagcgtttttaatttttttaatacttgaaagataaaaaattttgaagtgttaaaaaaattagaaaccttcctaaaattactacttaatttttatttttaaaaataaaaaatgaaactaatgtcgatataaaatataaaaacttttagaaacTTACGttacttcaaatttcaaaattttttatagtgatttttaaagatataaggtGAGTTTATacttttgatataaaaatctctattttttatataaaaaatatattactattttttgttgtaaaaaaaatgtataaaaaaaaagtcaatatataaataatgaaagtTGAAAGAACATTTTCAATGCATAGATTATCTTAAGGGTTCAAATGTGGGctaaggtagtgtttgtttttttggctttttgctgaaagcaatttattttcagaatttaggttgtttgtttttctactttttcatgactaaTTATAAACtatttactaaatagaaaaagccaaaatatgtagctttttctaaatagaaaaaataacatattggttttttttactttttaatacttaacagaaataaaatactataaaaacaaacaacctaatatttaatactattaagcattaaagttctatttagaattaagtaaaaaaacaaacatcacctaagtctaaaacttaatattaaatcTTCTCTCATTCAAATAAtagtatttataaataataaaatatcctAAATAAATATAGTTATGGACAAATATTTCAAACAGATTTCTCAAATAttaatatcaaaagaaaatttcattaaCCATGATGAGCTCCCTATTTCAAtctaaaatatgtaaataaacataattaactttaatttaaacAAGATTTAGATTTATATTATGGACAATATAGTAAACCTAAAAGATGATCATAAGCTTCTTATTTCATGACTtcaattaatagaaaaaatatttacaagctCAATTTTGTTGGAATTTTATTCAATTCATTCTAGTTTGAGACTTTGTATATTTTTCTGTAACTTACCCTCCATTAAAGatacaaaattatttagagTTAACTAGAGATTGGATAGCACAAGTATAGAGAGTTATGAAAAGAATActaacttttaattaaaaaagattcAAGAGATCGAGTGCTCAAGCACTTGAATCTAGCTTTCATAGCTTAGAGCACTCAAGTATTGCAAGGAAGTACCCAATAACAAGCAATCAAGTACACTTACCTCGTGCTTGAGTACTCAAAAGTGGGGTTTCCAAAAAATAAGTTTGCATACAACACTCCCTGAGAAAAACAATGATCGCATACATATATATGATCCATGGTTTAAGTAaaacatttcttatatttataataagtgTATTTTAGAGTGTTGTTATTATATTATACCACTGTTGTTAGGCCATATTTTGCTAAATCAAATGAAGAGAAAACacattatttgataaatattttacaactaAAGGTAAAGTTTGAAATCTTagtaaatacaaatatatcgatacttagattttatggatatatcgaaaatattgaataaatatcggtggatattttgacaaaaatatagatcttgttttaaaattcatgaaaatacttaaaaaaatgataaaataaagaataatatatatatatatatattaaagttattttgtatgcttaaattcttttaatatattcctattcatttatttttaaattttaaaaatacttttattgaaagatgttttattacattttaaataaaaattaaattgatttatataaaatattcaaaaccaTGACCCAATAAAGATGCCTTTTGTGGGAGAAGTATTCACCGCCATCCATACAAATCAAACCCACCTTTGATCTTTATTcacaatttcatatattatatatatgtctaCTAAACTTATGTATGTTtatagctatatatatatataggtttataCATGTGGGTGTGTgaatgaaaagttggaaaatagtCTCTATTGTTCTTTATTGAAGAACGATAGCTAGGGTGTCTATTCGTCTCTCATTCTCTGTATtgttttgtttctctttcttaGGGACTTACCTTTGTTTGTGAATCGGAACCTATGCTCAATTAGCTTAAGAATTACCCAGTAGTTTGTTTGAATCAGGGGGAGTTTGGGTGGGAGAGTCTAAGGTTTGTCATTTGGGGGGTTTTGGTGTTGTGGGAGCTGATTGGTGTCTGGGTTGGGAGGAATTTAGGGTTTGTGATATGGGGTTTTGGTGTGGTTGAGGTGGGGAAGGAAAAATTGAATCTTGGGGATTGTTTTTGTTGGTGGGGTTTTGAAGATGGTGGAGAATCGTGGATCGGGTGCCGTCTGATCGCTGCTTTTCCGGTGGCGAGCAACCGTCCGATTGGAGGGGTGGGGGCTTTTGTATGGAAACTCGGAGCCCCAAGCTGGCGGAGGCGTCCTCAACAACCCCTTTTTCTGGACCCACCATCCAATCGAGCAAGCGATCTCGTatctcctcttcttcttcttcaacgaTCCCAATTTCATCGAACCCCAACGCCCATGCTAcagtgaaaaattaattttgaggggAGCGGAGCTACACTTTGACTGAAGCCAGCGCGTTGACCAACAGAAATATCAGGAAATTTTTCGAAAAATCGGCAAAAACAGATATTTCAGCGATAATTTCAGAAAAAGAGCGAAATTCCTTCCAATCGATTATCCGTCTTCAATATCAAATTGAGATTCACCGATAACCGAAATATCGAATCGGGGAAATTTCGCCGATAAAAAAGACATTTCAATCACTGACTAGAGGTGATGAACACTAATGTTAGTAATTAGGTTTgccatatttttcaataatgtACAATTAGCTTAATCACTTGAAGCTTataccaaaaatatatttgaatcaataATGGACAAAAATTTCTGACTGGTACTTAGTGATAATCAACTACCAAATTATCATAAACATAGAAGTTGAAAGGATAATTTTAAGGCATAGATGACTCTAAAATATCAAAAGTAGGCTGAGTATCCaacttaatattacaacttttcTTACTTAAATGACAGTTTACAAATAACAAACctaccaaaagaaaaataattgctTGCCAACATTTCAAAGATAAGTTCTCAAACACTCATACCAAAGAAATCTTCATTTCCACTAAGAATTCATCATTGTATTCAATCTGCAACAAGTAAATACACATAATTAGCTTCAATTTAAGCAACATTTAGATTTTCATCATGGAATATAAATAGCATggtcattattatcattattattattatataattaattaattaacaacaTAATATTAACAAACTTGGTTATAGAGACTATTTAAATTCTTATAGTTTTCGTACTTATGGTATTAACCATACTCAAATGAGtatatttgttaataaatttagAGTTTCAACTAACAACCTATAACAATCTCTAACCTTAGCTTCttgtttgtatattttttggaattcaACCTTGGAAAAAATTTCATGTATCTTAATCTTTCCTATGAAAATCGCATTCTGTAACTTCAAAGAGTTGAACCCAATTATAAACTTcctcaaaaagaaggaaaaagaatggGAAGTGATGTAAGATATTTCACCTTTTTAGCCATGAACTCCATTTGCTTCCATCTTCCTTTTCAGACGAGCCACATTCACTGCAGTGAAGACATACAGTCTATCTCTGGTTTCATCAATGAACCGGAAATATGCCTGCCTCCAAGACTTCTTTAGAACCAAACTGCCACATACAGCCCAAAATCCCACCGGAAAGCCCAATCCCATGCTTATGAAGAACCATGACATGTCCCattcatcttcatcttcctcCTCATCTTTGTGATCTTGATCGGAGCAGTTGGTTGACAATGGAGGCCCACAAAGTCCCAGGTTCGCCTCATAAATGGACGGATCGTTGAATGTCGAGAACTGGTTGGTTGTTGGAATTGGTCCTGACAGGCGGTTATGCGATAGGTTCAAATGGTTCAATGAGGTTATAGAAGACATGCTCGGAGGAATTGGGCCTGACAGGCAGTTGCATGAGAGGTCAAGAGTTTCTAGCCCTTGCATGGCTCCAATCTTCTCAGGTATCTTTCCAGTCAACTGGTTTCGGGACAAATTCAAGGTACCCAGGGTCGAGAGATTTGTGATCTCTTTTGGGATCTCTCCCCAAATGTTATTGCTAGAAAGATCCATCAAATTCACAATTGGCAATATGCTTTCAAATTCCATATTTTGTCCCTTTAATACTAGCTCCATGCTCTCCGAATAGTATTTATGAAATCTGGGGTCGTCAAAATTGTCTAATAAGGTCACAAAACTTAAAGCAGTTAAATTGCCTAAGCATTGTGGGATGGATCCTGATAAATTGTTCACTGCAAGATCCAAAATGTGGAGATGAGAAAGCCAACACAATTGCTCAGGAATATCTCCTGTCAACATGTTGCCCCGTAGACGCAGCTGCTCCAGTGATGGCATTCTTTCTCCAATCCATTTGGGTATCTCACCCGAAAACCTGTTATTTCCAAGATCAAGAGAGGACAACCCTGTGCAGTTTCGTAAGCTTGGAAAGGGTTCCCCAGAAAGATTGTTGTCACCCAATATCAACTGAGTAAGTGAAGATTTTGAACACATCCAACTCGGAATCCCACCAGACAGTTTGTTCTTGGATAGATCTATGGCCATAAGCTGGTGCAAATCATTCCAATTCTTTGGAATCTTTCCAGATAAATGATTGTTTGAGAGATCAATTACTTCCAAATCCTTTAGTTTACTAATTGATGAAGGAATGCTGCCATTTAACAAGTTACCAGAAACATCAAGGATTTGGAAGCTTGATAATTCCCCGATGTTCAAGGGAATTGGACCAGAAAATGAATTGTTTCCCAGATACAAATATCCCACATTAAGTCGAAGTGGGAGTGGGCCCCCCAAGCGGTTGAAACTTAAATCCACCAATGCGTCTTGGCGAAAGGATAATGAGTTGGGAAGCGTTCCATACAATTGGTTTCTAGAAAGTATTAACCACCTAAAATCTAGTTTCCAAAGCCATTCGGGTATTGCGTCTGAAATCCCcacattttttagaatcataAGCCCAAGTCTCTTTTGAGTTCTAAGCCAGTTGGGGAACTTGAGAGATACATAGCAGTTGCAAACCTCGATAGATTCGAGACTGAAGGGAGGAATCCATTCAGGTCTCAAATGAAAACGGAGAGACTGGTTTTTGGGTGATACGAGTAATGAGAATTTTGTCAGTTTAGTAAGATTACTAAAATGAATTTCAGATATTACCCCTTCCCAAGCATTCCAATTAAGATACAACTCAGTCAGCTCTCTAAGTTGTCCGATACTTTCTGGAATCGTCCCATTCATTAGATTGAATGACAAGTCAAGTCTCTTCATCCGCAGCAAGTTTCCAATCCATGTTGGAATTGGACCTGAGATGGACTTTTTACTCAGATGAAGACTCTCTAAGTTGGTAAGGTGTTGAATTGAATGGGGGAAGGGACCAACAATATTGTTACTGCTCAAGTCCAGggattttaaattcttaaagagCCCTAATGAATCTGGCAACTGACCACTGACTTGATTACCGCCCAAGTTTAACTCTTCCAAGGAATTATTAGTGCATGCTGATAAACCATTCACCAATTCAATTCCTTCACTTCCAATATAATTGAATGAGAGATCTAAGGTCACCAAGTTGCGAAGGCTTAGCAAGTTAACATGGGGAATCGGACCTTTAATTGTAGCATGATTTAAATAAAGATCCATAAGGGTACTGATGTTAAACAACCAGCCAGGCAAAGTAGTGTTGAAATTGTTTTCGGAGAGATCAATGACCAAAATAGAAGTCAAATTAACAAACGGATTGGAGTACTGAGGGAAGTGACTGAGTTCACAACCGGACAAATGTAATTCTAACAAAAAAGGAAGCATGTTTACAGCTTGCATCCAATTTGTGGTTGCTTCTGTAAGGTCCACATACCCCAGATCAAGGtattttaaagaagaaataCCAGAAAGCCAATTCAAATTATGAACATAGTGGTGGTCATTTCCATTAAGATCAAGATAACGTAACTGTGACAAATTTCCAAGATGAGGAGGAATCATCCCACCAAATGTGCATGAGAGAGATTAAGGTATCTCAACCTTTCAAATGAGCCCAAGAAATTTGGAATTGGAATTCCTTGAAAATCATTAAAACTTAGGTCCAGGTAATTTAAATGTTTCAAGTCAAGTAAGGAATCACTTATCTCACCACCCAAACGTGAGAAGTCACCACCCCAACGTGAGAAGTCAACACTAGATTTGAGGTCAACCTTGACAACATGCCCTGTTTGGTTGTTGCAATCCACACCTTTCCACTTGCAGCAATCTGCACCAACCCAGGAAGAAAGCCAACCTGAAGGATCTTTCAGTCCATTTTTGAATTCAAGAAGCGCTTTCCGCTCTACCTCAATGCAGCCCTTGTTCATACCACCATCAATGGAATTGATAATAGTAGCTTGAGCTAGGAGAAGCTCGAGAAAcagagaaaggagaaaaagagtAAGAACTAGAAGGGTGGTTTTCCAACTTGCCATTTGATGAATGCAAAGTTGCAAAGTTATTAGTGGGtgctatataaataattttggtCTAATTTAGTCaactattttaagttttttggcCGCCATAAATATAGAAGAAATTATCAAGTTCAATCACAATCGGATCACATATCTCTTCTATCCCTGAgtaaattaattcaaaacatTAATTACCAAGTTTTTGgtccaaagaaaaaaagaattttttttattcctaatttACACTCATCGAATTATtaactagaataaaaaatttcaattaattaaaaaaataaaatttagattttaatatttttcccaaattcaaaattcaaaaattaataaattaatctcaACTATGTTATTCATAAATCCCAAGATAGGttacataaaaataagttttaactaagaaaatttctaacattttattAACTACCAAGTATAATTAGAAATCCTAATTATTATGTAATTATCAATTTTCtactaattatataattaattattatgcaATTTTATTATgctaataaaatatgatattttggtatattttaaaatatattaaattaccatttttatattattaattttaaaatcaaaataaaaaatataataactaatttttagatattttaacaTGTAAACATAAATAAGTATAACATTTCaaacattaataaaaacaaGCAATTTAACActtaacaatatttatataataataagaaataaacaacttaaacaCTTAATCAGTCTACTCTATTTAAGTCAAAGTTATgcctattcaaatttcaaacaaaaaataattaaataccaCCTTACACTAATTATGCATTACTTAAaccatttattttcaatatatatatatatatatatattttcaaataattttcatgatattttattttcgtTTATAGGCTAAGGAAGTTTCAAGTAGCtttcttcaattatttaaagttaGTGACTGTCcatagaagaaaattttgacacgaatgtaaaaagaaaaacaattttcacaCAAGTCTAAAAATGTCTTTTAGAGAAATTATACATCATGTattaaaacattatttgaattttctccTCTTGATTGTTTTCTTAGACAATGACTTCAAAGACTTTTGTGGCATGTTGACTGTTGACTGTTGACTCAAACAAAGTCCTTGTCTATTTGGTGTgagttaggaaaaaaaaaaaggaagttgcattttttttaatgaaaaaatttattttttctaaataaaaaaattcttttttttaaaataaaaaatttccttaTTTAACCGAACCAATTTTAACCAATCCATTGTAGCCTAATTGGTTCAGTTTTTCATTTAAAGACGTTTGGTTCagtttgctaaaaaaaaaaaaaaaaaaacaaggttaAATAAGtggtatttattatttttgtctaAAATCTGAATGGAATATTATAAGTATTTaggtcattatttttttattaatgctaaatatttttaagtgttaaattgCTTGTTTTTAGTAATGTATAAAGGcttaaacttatttatttttacacattaaaaataactataaaattagttattattattattattttaaaataatttaagaaatagtaatttaatatatttacaactatctcaaaatattataattcattaccataacaaaaattatataataattaattattaatttatagaaaattaataattagataattattagGATTTTTAGTTATGCTTGGTTgttaagaaaatgttaaaaaaattaagttaaatttatttttatataatatatttcagATTTATGAATATTGTtgagattaattattatttttttcttttaaatttgggaaaaataagaaagactaaaattttagttttcaaaattaattggaattttttttattctaatgaaTAATTAGATAAGTGTAAATTCAAGGACATGAACGaccccaatttttttataatgactAATTATGCAAAgtgtagaaaaataataattagataattattagGATTTCTAATTATGCttggttgttaaaaattatatatgttaaatcttatttttataaaaccgtcttcaaatttatgaatattgttgaaattaatgtattaatttttatttttaatttgggaaaaatgtaaaaatctaaattttattttttaaattaattggcGTTTTTTATTCTAgttaattattaaatgaggGTAAATTAGAAATCTAAGTTCAAGGACATTAGCCAACCAACTTCAAACCTAACCAATCCaatcttattactttttatttccatttaaatatgtttgtttctatttagaaaaaaaaaaaaaaaaaagattacaTTGGTTTAGTGTTCATGAACCAATCAAAGCTAAACCAACCgaatttatctattatttatcaaaaaaaataaaaataaaaacaattacatTGGTTCgatattcatttcaaaacaaCGAACCAATAGATCGAACCTATCTATCATATATTCGACCTAAAAGGTgcaaaatttaaagttatttttcgACTTCATATTTTGCTTCTCATAATTTACTATAAATTTATGaagttattttttagttgtcatattttttaaaaatattttattttttaaaaataaattcactaAATATTATCTCACATGTATTTGTGGTTcactaaatttttaataatcaaattaataaatttgtaaaagaaaaatattatattttctccaTTTTGTTCACTTGATAAACATATCTACCAAAATGTCAAGCGGATGTTTGAAatttacctcttttttttttttttttgtaatatttggttgattgtgtttaTAAAGCATTATAAATCCCAAGAAAGTACACATAGTCCTAAATTattatgaatgaaataaaattattaatttaaatttagtctttatattaaaaagttaaaataagtgaaatgagtttaaaatagtttataaaaataatttattaattttaaatctatgttatattttccttcattttttattttcattttttattttttttttttttgtattttttcccTCGTATTTCCCCAAAATTTTGTCCAAACCAAACATAAACTTGGAAAATATGTCAAATCAATACTAGTGTTTGAGactaaagaaatttttttaaaaggattgGATCAAGGTTTAATCACGATTACACCACACATAGCCCTTTTGTCcataagtaaattaatttaagatattttatttattaagataaTTATCAAGCTTTTGAAACATGAAGTTGTTGTCcatctaaagaaaaaatattttatttatttattttgcctaACACACATAGACTAAGAACTTTTCTTTGATTAAAAGTCAAAGATGCCACAAAAGTCCTTGAAGTCATTGTgaacaattaccaaaaaaagaaattcaaataatgCTTTAATGAATGGTGTATATATTTTctctaaaatgcatttttagaCTCCTACTACAAGTTTTTCtcgcaaaaacaaaaaataaaaaataaagcttcATTTTTTTGTCTAACTCACACGCAATAGACTAAGGACTTTGTTTCAGTCAAGAGTCAACATGTCACAAAAGTTGGCGAAGTCATTgtctaaagaaaataataataaaataataaataatactttaATGTATGATGTACATATTTTCTCCAAAAGGCATTTATAGACTCATACAATTTTCTCCTATGGACCATTTACCAACTTCAATTAATTGAAGAAAGTTACGTGAATGATGGAACTTCCTCCTCCATGTTAAGTGATATGGCCtatcatgaaaattatttaaaattttatatatattcaattctttattattattattattattattattattatacatgAAAACTGCAGTACAAGTCTATGCCTTTTggaaaaatgtttattattattacaaaataaacattttgtGACGATTGATTATGTAATAggttaacatttatttttatgtaatgtatcttttgatttatgaatttttaatcgaaatttatttttgaaatgtatcttttgatttatgaatttgtaattgaaatttaattttcatatctGGTGGCAGTGCCAGtcacaaaacaaaaaagtgatGAAGACCTTTCAGCCCTTCATGAACCATGTATCACAAGCATATGAGCCAATCATGGACCCCATCATGTCCTCAACCTCAACTGTTGCTATAAATCTAAATACTGATGTAGAACCCTATCCGAAAATGGTCCATTCGATAGGCATTAGGCACCTACCacaagaaaattaatgaaaacaaaaaataaaaaataaaaataaaaaatgaagcttcATTTTTTTGCCTAACTCACACGCAATAGACTGGTGACTTTGTTTCAGTCAAGAGTCAATATGTCCCAAAAGTCTTTAAAGTCATTGTCTAAGGAAAataatcaaaaaaataataaatagtattaatataagatgtatatattttcttcaaaaggCATCTCTAGACTTCTACCGTTTTCTCGGACCACTTAACAACTTCAATTAATTGAagaaagtattattattattataaagggTTGAAAAAATTCATAACAAGTCTAtgtggtatttatttatttttgtctaaaGTATGAATAaacctaaattattatttttattttaattctaaaattaataatttaagaaatagtaatttaatatattaacaaatatatcaaaattcttaatttattaccataataaaaaatttctaacaattaattatgtaattggtagaaaatttataattagataatattaggatttttatttatgtttggttgttaagaAACTATTAGAAGTTTTCTAagctaaaacttatttttatgtaatgtattttatgatttaatgaATGGTGTTGAGATTAATttgttaactttttatttttaatttgggaaaaaattaaatattaattttggaaattaaacaaTGGATAATATAATGatagaataatattatttttcaaatagttttctttcaaatagaataatataaaattaatttaatttttgagatttcaattttcaaataaatttcaaaactttagttttctttcaaatagttttaattctactccagtttttaattttttttttttaattctaccacttttcatcatttattagagttttaagtcacaaaaaatcctgattttaataattttgctgtcattttcattttggcatgcacttgtacaaattttcttcgattttcaaataattttctgtttctcttaattttaagtaaacaagaatgattttttcataattccaaaataatggaatttgtaagactaattcatgcaagataaattgggctttggtgggggcgcAACATTCTTAACATTtctttcgaaaataattcaagtgaattgcatgattgatattatttgattttgattggttttgtgtGAGATATTTTACACTTATCACTGCGCACTAACCTTGTTTCATGATAGTGCTTTATTACCGGCTGGCAAGGTACGATCTCACCCCTACTTTGCTTATTTTTATAcatgatttgttttattatttgatcatttcattgatATCTATTGATTTCTTTACCAATTGTCACAtttttcaccttatttagtagagacctgtttttagggacttagaggggtgctaagattttttaccgtaccttcccaataagtaacttgacccccgaacctgactcgatttttcatagacctgtttttcctttaggaatcacacttagggtttttctttcttagtttatttttccctttaaaaaaaattaaaataagtggcgactccaagtatttaaaaaaaaatcaaatttttatctaataaaataaaaaaacgagtttcaCCATCGAGTAGGAACGCATCATGCGA is a genomic window of Vitis riparia cultivar Riparia Gloire de Montpellier isolate 1030 chromosome 1, EGFV_Vit.rip_1.0, whole genome shotgun sequence containing:
- the LOC117917968 gene encoding receptor-like protein EIX2 codes for the protein MIPPHLGNLSQLRYLDLNGNDHHYVHNLNWLSGISSLKYLDLGYVDLTEATTNWMQAVNMLPFLLELHLSGCELSHFPQYSNPFVNLTSILVIDLSENNFNTTLPGWLFNISTLMDLYLNHATIKGPIPHVNLLSLRNLVTLDLSFNYIGSEGIELVNGLSACTNNSLEELNLGGNQVSGQLPDSLGLFKNLKSLDLSSNNIVGPFPHSIQHLTNLESLHLSKKSISGPIPTWIGNLLRMKRLDLSFNLMNGTIPESIGQLRELTELYLNWNAWEGVISEIHFSNLTKLTKFSLLVSPKNQSLRFHLRPEWIPPFSLESIEVCNCYVSLKFPNWLRTQKRLGLMILKNVGISDAIPEWLWKLDFRWLILSRNQLYGTLPNSLSFRQDALVDLSFNRLGGPLPLRLNVGYLYLGNNSFSGPIPLNIGELSSFQILDVSGNLLNGSIPSSISKLKDLEVIDLSNNHLSGKIPKNWNDLHQLMAIDLSKNKLSGGIPSWMCSKSSLTQLILGDNNLSGEPFPSLRNCTGLSSLDLGNNRFSGEIPKWIGERMPSLEQLRLRGNMLTGDIPEQLCWLSHLHILDLAVNNLSGSIPQCLGNLTALSFVTLLDNFDDPRFHKYYSESMELVLKGQNMEFESILPIVNLMDLSSNNIWGEIPKEITNLSTLGTLNLSRNQLTGKIPEKIGAMQGLETLDLSCNCLSGPIPPSMSSITSLNHLNLSHNRLSGPIPTTNQFSTFNDPSIYEANLGLCGPPLSTNCSDQDHKDEEEDEDEWDMSWFFISMGLGFPVGFWAVCGSLVLKKSWRQAYFRFIDETRDRLYVFTAVNVARLKRKMEANGVHG